A single window of Rhodococcus jostii RHA1 DNA harbors:
- a CDS encoding FAD-dependent oxidoreductase: MTARPFAAPLDLGNVRLRNRFVSAPMERNYCEVDGTMTDEYVAYLERRAAGGAALVFTEASYVRADGKGRIRQMGVDVDERIPGIAKMAEAIHAQGALVGVELNHGGRTAQGSVSGFVPVAPSPIPCAVVGGEMPEQLDGDDIEHIIECFGEAAARCQQAGVDVISLHGGHGYLIHQFLSPAYNHRDDEWADPALFVNKVIDAVRTMAPGIALGLRFSAFEAVDGGLDAETTRARIDAIDTSRLDFLDVSAGNYESGQWIIQPGEWPRGLLAPYSEPYTRDFDLPVGVAGRISSPEVAAQIIESGQADFVSMARTLHADPDFPNRALDGGRYRPCIACNYCIDSLAAGPVPCSVNPWVGRELEQPSKPADVAVRVAVVGGGPSGMAAARDLALAGHRVDLYDERDSLGGDFALASRLHEYPEYARIVDWYLAEIADLDITCHTGARVDAAALAELDFDAVVLATGGRGPDVDLPGAHTRRVRDVREFLESGDPAPEAITIFGADREAAAVADDLLRHGTKVVMIGPQETIAHDVGRRGKIVLLPRLAASANLTTHLSSIVTRIEEDRVVISTAGEERVVDAPGELLISHGVAPRTDLLAAVRSSAPRLGVHTVGDASGNGGSIHAALVTAADVAAKITAAADALEEVSA; the protein is encoded by the coding sequence ATGACCGCGCGTCCGTTCGCCGCACCACTCGACCTGGGGAACGTGCGACTGCGCAACCGCTTCGTATCGGCGCCGATGGAGCGCAACTACTGCGAGGTCGACGGCACGATGACCGACGAGTACGTCGCGTACCTCGAGCGCCGTGCGGCGGGCGGTGCCGCTCTCGTCTTCACCGAGGCCAGCTACGTGCGGGCCGACGGCAAGGGCCGTATCCGGCAGATGGGTGTGGACGTCGACGAACGCATCCCGGGCATCGCGAAGATGGCCGAGGCGATTCATGCGCAGGGCGCGCTCGTCGGCGTCGAACTCAATCACGGCGGCCGCACCGCGCAGGGTTCCGTCAGCGGATTCGTCCCCGTCGCACCGTCACCGATCCCGTGCGCGGTGGTCGGCGGCGAAATGCCCGAGCAACTCGACGGCGACGACATCGAGCACATCATCGAATGCTTCGGTGAGGCCGCCGCGCGCTGTCAGCAGGCCGGGGTCGACGTGATCTCGCTGCACGGCGGTCACGGCTACCTCATCCACCAGTTCCTGTCGCCGGCGTACAACCACCGCGACGACGAGTGGGCCGATCCGGCGCTGTTCGTCAACAAGGTGATCGACGCCGTGCGCACAATGGCGCCGGGTATCGCTCTCGGACTGCGGTTCTCGGCGTTCGAGGCCGTCGACGGCGGTCTCGACGCCGAGACGACCCGCGCCCGCATCGACGCGATCGACACAAGCCGGCTCGACTTCCTCGACGTCTCCGCCGGAAACTACGAATCCGGGCAGTGGATCATCCAACCCGGCGAGTGGCCACGCGGCCTCCTCGCCCCGTACTCCGAGCCGTACACGCGGGACTTCGACCTCCCCGTCGGGGTCGCAGGCCGGATCAGCTCACCCGAGGTCGCGGCGCAGATCATCGAATCGGGGCAGGCCGACTTCGTCAGCATGGCCCGCACCCTGCACGCCGACCCGGACTTCCCGAACCGCGCGCTGGACGGCGGCCGGTACCGGCCCTGCATCGCCTGCAACTACTGCATCGACAGCCTCGCCGCCGGACCCGTTCCGTGCTCGGTCAATCCGTGGGTGGGCCGCGAACTCGAGCAGCCGTCGAAACCGGCGGACGTGGCGGTGCGCGTCGCCGTCGTCGGCGGTGGCCCGTCGGGGATGGCGGCCGCCCGCGACCTCGCGCTCGCCGGGCACCGCGTCGACCTGTACGACGAACGCGACAGCCTCGGTGGTGATTTCGCGCTGGCCTCCCGGCTGCACGAGTACCCCGAGTACGCGCGGATCGTCGACTGGTACCTCGCCGAGATCGCCGACCTCGACATCACCTGCCACACCGGCGCACGAGTCGACGCCGCAGCACTGGCGGAACTCGACTTCGACGCCGTCGTGCTCGCGACGGGCGGCCGCGGACCTGACGTCGACCTCCCGGGGGCACACACCCGGAGGGTCCGCGACGTCCGCGAGTTCCTGGAATCCGGAGACCCGGCACCCGAGGCGATCACGATCTTCGGCGCCGACCGGGAAGCGGCCGCGGTCGCCGACGACCTGCTCCGGCACGGCACGAAGGTGGTCATGATCGGCCCGCAGGAGACGATCGCCCACGACGTCGGCCGGCGCGGAAAGATCGTGCTGCTGCCGCGGCTCGCGGCGAGTGCGAACCTCACCACCCACCTGTCGTCGATCGTGACCCGGATCGAGGAAGACCGGGTGGTGATCTCGACCGCCGGAGAAGAGCGGGTGGTCGACGCCCCCGGCGAACTGCTGATCTCGCACGGTGTCGCGCCGCGCACCGACCTGCTCGCCGCAGTGCGGTCGTCGGCACCCCGACTCGGCGTCCACACGGTCGGTGACGCGAGTGGCAACGGCGGCTCCATCCACGCCGCTCTCGTCACCGCAGCCGACGTCGCCGCGAAGATCACCGCAGCCGCCGATGCTCTCGAGGAGGTCAGCGCATGA